A genomic stretch from Scomber scombrus chromosome 8, fScoSco1.1, whole genome shotgun sequence includes:
- the LOC133985184 gene encoding sterile alpha motif domain-containing protein 9, with protein sequence MKRSTTKPTPEFEKWTKEDVHQWLMTQVKVHEPCADKLIEEEVSGDTLFHFEKTDILELGIKHGPAVKITSYLERLKEGSQHASQFPAYVENWTKEQVNQWLLQHVKIYNKYAERLQEEDVSGDCLVCFKKQDLLDLDVKSGPAVKILGELRLLNEKPEPTLQPIPHTSTDQQATPKPTQPEESRAKAITTQQPDEMVGKMSENIHLPFKRTSEKEEIQQTKAKVLVSKRKETVTTATLPDIPKITVEIQKTLDNLLKEDLKRFHFSLLQYTNSKRKAVPKGKLEGKDTMDTAKLLTEHYGSNEALQVTLDVLKEICQCDLACHLEKNMGQLKQQCHSKEALKKEANQGDKLKNLLTCGGNSLDNYDRFVVVVNKSSPEQVQNLQFLSKLKLFCVLDYDPESAAKGGLCHSYTESRVANKHNPSQYRGQTETVIKDLNLRKQTSWVFCNGRHDLHSDSNRELDFKNWLRKSCRDVEQLISFICNPEVLLHGRSLIIFLLLSSVDTEKDPIFDTYRSFLKHTEEKNIITICDSESTYEKWRELIQDKCDCDMDPQSIYELTLSEVNGTVMALGPFNQSSERLLPSSGSSAVVLKQKDDDLMTALDILCLNHCENIYDENSQEFYDFRIKVEEEFYRGGKVKWWNFYFCDKDTEKQFIKRDKYENVEKMIRSQWRDSKNACALLNLFHHPGCGGTTLAMHVMWDLRQEFRCAVLKDNTLPNDEVAVQVLKLMKLESEKPSPVLLLVDNSKETKNPYDLVNSIRKAIDDFSNMNMDDVQNCKVIILNCVRSHSPKEQYRQNNSTQCQYITASLTPEEQKEFEKKLKKLEESHEKPENFYSFMIMKSNFDTDYVDDLARNTLESFDFSTKEARLFAFLALLNTYVAESEISLSLCEDFLGLKMIHWREDSVLDRMKPYSNFLIIDKDEEWGGYKGIRILHHTIASACLKELERSRYLKVSDISMEILHCDLFFSVGVVKDRFMLSIQRMLIERQRKKNGDEREPFSPLIEKIHNQQGRQTVQEIFVKASSRFETSASIPQALARYLYINERDFPEALNWAEKAKNIKQNPYTFDTVGQVYKSNLKSNIHREKQEATHNPEDLNTNIKIADDAIRAFKRAQELASTEDEPEEEAADNVSDDYPRRSYNVYGYVGVLDIAFLIFEILGRLPFFEESDPMKKKYLQSFLQRVIPITSVHKDDDEINNRYVEIIKENEPFLINLKTEIKEMFELLDCYFTYLKGNNSEFDSKNRWTVCGHFKKYVNLFCTTPEGIKTERQKAPNLNLKIDIEERRLCLERNQADTFVGILQHLDKHAEEIERVTECYAFLQQQQQFINKKQKTKETINYILSNIVLYLLKPKSKHVKDYSHLSDLLLKTLQDVGLRYPFPDPYYLALLLLWPSPTQENTEIGTYVTAIRNSSRRHPSKLFHKRSTVAHLYLGKEKGLKRFISKPQLDDNFKRMRRDTLAQLWRNGDIFKDKAIINCLQRVSGTIDQGELFANYGKLKVPVRPALIDGIRTGFSTEKVSFYLGFAIDGPLAYDIQLEN encoded by the exons ATGAAACGCTCAACAACAAAGCCAACACCTGAATTTGAAAAATGGACGAAAGAAGATGTCCACCAATGGTTGATGACACAGGTCAAAGTTCATGAGCCTTGTGCAGACAAGTTAATTGAAGAGGAAGTGTCTGGAGATACtttatttcactttgaaaaGACAGACATCTTAGAGTTGGGAATAAAACACGGGCCTGCAGTCAAAATTACATCTTATCTAGAAAGGTTGAAGGAAGGATCACAACATGCGTCACAGTTCCCAGCATACGTGGAAAACTGGACAAAAGAGCAGGTGAACCAGTGGTTACTACAGCATGTGAAGATATACAACAAATATGCAGAACGCCTCCAAGAGGAAGACGTCTCTGGAGATTGCCTTGTTTGCTTTAAGAAACAAGATCTTCTGGATCTGGATGTGAAAAGTGGTCCTGCTGTAAAGATTCTGGGAGAACTACGTCTGTTGAATGAGAAACCAGAGCCGACACTGCAACCCATCCCTCACACCAGCACAGACCAACAAGCAACCCCGAAACCCACTCAACCTGAAGAAAGTCGGGCTAAGGCAATCACAACCCAACAACCTGACGAAATGGTGggaaaaatgtctgaaaacatTCATCTGCCATTCAAGAGAACTTCAGAAAAGGAGGAAATTCAGCAAACAAAGGCAAAGGTCTTGGTGTCCAAAAGGAAAGAAACTGTGACG ACCGCAACCCTACCTGACATACCCAAGATCACTGTTGAGATTCAGAAAACCCTAGACAACCTTTTAAAGGAGGACCTAAAAaggtttcatttcagtttacTACAATACACCAATTCCAAGCGCAAAGCTGTTCCTAAGGGTAAACTGGAAGGCAAGGACACCATGGATACTGCCAAGTTATTGACTGAACACTATGGAAGCAATGAGGCCTTACAGGTCACACTGGACGTTCTGAAAGAAATCTGTCAATGTGACCTCGCTTGTcatctggaaaaaaacatgg gtcaactgaagcagcagtgtCATTCCAAAGAAGCTCTGAAGAAAGAAGCTAACCAGGGTGACAAACTTAAGAACTTGTTGACTTGTGGTGGGAACTCGCTGGACAACTATGacagatttgttgttgttgtaaacaAAAGCAGTCCAGAACAAGTGCAGAACCTCCAGTTTCTGAGTAAGTTGAAATTGTTCTGTGTGTTAGATTATGACCCTGAGTCTGCTGCTAAAGGTGGACTGTGTCATTCATACACAGAATCAAGAGTGGCTAATAAGCACAACCCATCACAATATCGAGGGCAGACTGAAACAGTGATAAAGGATCTTAATCTCCGCAAACAGACCAGTTGGGTCTTCTGCAATGGCAGACATGACCTTCACAGTGACTCAAACAGAGAGTTAGATTTTAAGAACTGGCTGAGGAAATCTTGCAGAGATGTAGAGCAgttgatttcattcatttgcaACCCTGAAGTTCTCCTCCATGGAAGAAGtctcatcatcttcctcctacTTTCATCTGTGGACACTGAGAAAGACCCAATCTTTGACACCTACAGGTCCTTCTTGAAACACACTGAGGAGAAAAACATCATCACTATTTGTGATTCCGAGAGCACGTATGAGAAATGGAGGGAGCTGATACAAGACAAGTGTGACTGTGACATGGACCCACAATCCATATATGAGCTCACCCTCAGTGAGGTCAATGGGACTGTAATGGCACTTGGGCCTTTCAATCAGTCATCTGAAAGGCTGCTTCCCTCTTCAGGGTCCAGTGCTGTTGTTCTGAAACAGAAAGATGATGATTTAATGACAGCTTTGGACATTTTATGTCTGAATCATTGTGAAAACATCTACGATGAAAACAGTCAAGAGTTCTATGACTTCAGAATCAAAGTCGAGGAAGAATTCTACAGAGGAGGTAAAGTCAAATGGTGGAACTTCTACTTCTgtgacaaagacacagaaaagcaaTTCATCAAAAGAGACAAGTATGAAAATGTGGAGAAGATGATCAGGTCTCAGTGGAGAGATTCAAAAAATGCATGTGCTCTGCTTAACCTGTTCCACCATCCAGGCTGTGGCGGGACCACCTTAGCGATGCACGTGATGTGGGATCTCCGTCAAGAGTTCAGATGTGCTGTGCTGAAAGACAACACACTGCCAAACGATGAAGTTGCTGTTCAAGTTCTAAAACTAATGAAACTTGAAAGCGAGAAACCATCTCCAGTTTTGCTGTTAGTTGATAACTCAAAGGAAACCAAGAATCCTTATGATCTCGTAAATTCCATCCGTAAAGCCATAGATGATTTCTCCAATATGAATATGGATGATGTGCAAAACTGCAAAGTCATCATCCTTAACTGTGTCCGTTCACATAGCCCGAAGGAGCAATACAGACAAAACAATTCAACACAATGTCAGTACATTACTGCTTCATTGACACCAGAAGAACAGAAGGAGTTTGAAAAGAAACTTAAAAAGCTCGAAGAAAGTCATGAAAAGCCTGAAAACTTTTATAGTTTCATGATCATGAAGAGCAATTTTGACACAGATTATGTAGACGATCTTGCTCGTAACACACTGGAGAGCTTTGATTTCAGCACAAAAGAGGCCCGGCTGTTTGCTTTTCTAGCATTACTGAACACCTATGTGGCAGAATctgaaatctctctctctctgtgtgaggaTTTTCTTGGATTGAAGATGATACATTGGAGGGAGGACAGTGTACTGGACAGAATGAAGCCATATTCAAACTTCCTCATCATAGACAAAGATGAAGAGTGGGGCGGATACAAAGGCATCCGAATCCTTCACCACACCATAGCATCTGCCTGTCTGAAGGAGTTAGAGAGAAGTCGCTATTTAAAAGTAAGCGATATCTCTATGGAGATTCTTCACTGTGATCTGTTCTTCAGTGTTGGGGTTGTCAAAGACAGATTCATGCTCTCAATTCAACGAATGTTAATTgaaaggcagagaaagaaaaatggagatGAAAGAGAACCGTTTTCTCCTCTCATAGAGAAAATCCACAACCAGCAAGGGAGGCAAACTGTCCAAGAAATATTTGTGAAAGCATCATCCAGGTTTGAAACAAGTGCATCCATTCCCCAGGCACTGGCAAGATATCTGTACATCAATGAGCGTGACTTCCCAGAGGCTCTGAATTGGGCAGAAAAGGCCAAGAACATCAAGCAAAACCCATACACATTTGACACTGTTGGACAAGTGTacaaaagcaatttaaaatCCAACATCCACAGAGAAAAGCAGGAGGCAACACATAACCCAGAAGacttaaacacaaacattaaaattgcAGATGATGCTATCAGAGCATTTAAAAGGGCTCAAGAGCTGGCAAGCACAGAGGATGAACCTGAGGAGGAAGCTGCTGATAATGTGTCAGATGACTATCCCAGAAGGTCATATAATGTTTATGGCTATGTGGGTGTGCTGGACATTGCTTTCCTGATCTTTGAGATTCTGGGCAGATTGCCATTCTTTGAGGAGAGTGATCCAATGAAGAAGAAGTACTTGCAGAGTTTTCTGCAGAGAGTGATCCCAATCACCAGCGTCCATAAGGATGACGATGAGATCAACAACAGATACGTGGAGATCATCAAAGAAAATGAGCCGTTCCTCAtcaatttaaaaactgaaataaaagaaatgtttgaactGCTTGACTGTTATTTCACATATCTAAAAGGGAACAATTCAGAATTTGATTCAAAGAATCGTTGGACTGTCTGtggtcattttaaaaagtatgtgAATCTATTTTGCACTACACCAGAGGGAATCAAAACAGAACGACAAAAGGCTCCCAATCTCAATTTGAAAATTGATATTGAAGAACGAAGATTGTGTCTTGAGCGGAACCAAGCAGATACATTCGTAGGGATTCTTCAGCATTTGGACAAACATGCTGAAGAGATTGAGAGAGTCACAGAATGCTATGCATtcttgcaacaacaacaacaatttatcaacaaaaaacaaaagacaaaggaAACAATCAATTACATTTTGTCAAACATCGTTCTTTACCTTTTGAAACCAAAATCTAAACATGTGAAGGACTACAGCCACCTCTCTGATCTCCTTTTGAAAACTCTACAAGATGTAGGACTTCGGTATCCCTTCCCAGACCCATACTACCTGGCTCTGCTGTTACTCTGGCCAAGTCCAACTCAGGAAAACACAGAAATTGGAACATATGTGACTGCAATTCGAAACTCATCCCGCAGGCATCCATCAAAGTTGTTTCACAAGAGGAGCACTGTTGCCCATCTCTATCTGGGGAAAGAAAAGGGACTCAAAAGGTTCATTTCTAAACCCCAACTTGATGACAATTTTAAAAGGATGCGCCGTGATACCTTGGCACAACTTTGGCGGAATGGAGACATATTTAAAGACAAAGCAATTATCAACTGTCTTCAACGAGTCAGCGGAACCATTGACCAAGGAGAGTTGTTTGCAAATTATGGAAAACTGAAAGTCCCTGTGCGTCCTGCTCTTATTGATGGAATAAGAACTGGTTTCAGCACAGAGAAGGTTTCTTTCTACCTTGGGTTTGCAATTGATGGACCCCTTGCATATGATATTCAACTTGAAAACTAG
- the LOC133985302 gene encoding FRAS1-related extracellular matrix protein 1-like codes for MHKKSVHLSGQRRPEEKVWTFHSLTPLRVEELKPEAGDVGWSWSGAAHSHHLQEFGVGDAPQNDHPAPRQQPELRQRKTGKSVSSSCPDGSTHYRRRCYILSSSVASWASAEQTCSMLFNSSLTSVRSRRDMTWLWKFAGRKPFWIGMSGGPGRWMWADGRSVSFSRLRGASPGRSDADSDCVLVENPTSWISTSCSAETQHTFICSSPAHTH; via the exons ATGCATAAAAAGAGT GTCCATCTGTCAGGACAGAGGAGGCCTGAGGAGAAGGTCTGGACG TTCCACAGTCTGACTCCTCTCCgggtggaggagctgaagcCGGAGGCCGGTGACGTCGGGTGGAGCTGGTCAGGTGCAGCTCACAGTCATCACCTGCAGGAGTTTGGAGTCGGAGACGCTCCTCAAAACGATCATCCGGCTCCCAGACAGCAGCCAGAGCTGCGCCAGCGCaag ACGGGGAAGTCAGTCAGCAGCTCCTGTCCTGATGGTTCGACTCACTACAGGAGACGCTGTTACATCCTCAGCTCGTCTGTGGCCAGCTGGGCCAGCGCCGAGCAAACCTGCTCAATGCT gtttaacagcagtcTGACCAGCGTTCGGTCCAGAAGAGACATGACCTGGTTGTGGAAGTTTGCAGGCAGGAAGCCATTTTGGATCG GTATGTCTGGGGGTCCGGGTCGCTGGATGTGGGCTGACGGTCGTTCGGTGTCCTTCTCCAGACTGAGGGGGGCTTCACCGGGCCGCAGTGACGCCGACTCCGACTGCGTGCTGGTTGAAAACCCAACGAGCTGGATTTCCACAAGTTGCTCTGCCGAAACTCAACACACATTCATCTGTTCGTCGCCGGCTCACACTCACTGA